The Aedes aegypti strain LVP_AGWG chromosome 3, AaegL5.0 Primary Assembly, whole genome shotgun sequence genome contains a region encoding:
- the LOC5566702 gene encoding centrosomal protein of 131 kDa — MLFMMELSLYGSQINLATRERTTPTNSYQHLAGIGTSPVSTVGGRPGSAFNSSRPFPAHIRRPLSADSQIRRKSSFTGVGSNSSTSGYLSKRSTSSSSLLKSLLAEPISRYWGSKTLTTSGCSGNVVATRSTKHMSKVKSKKRGTVGKKKIVDCSSEEETSMDEDTQESNNEAELENIWSRDGMKILPGMDKKPPIPRGVMRKGPVMKKIGNAPLSQTSEQKLDKKVDLPGRVSFSSNDPYEIDYSDYEDNEFTLAKQEALNGMGQRSSGSIYDELISPLPLPEPPSKSKFNLVKFEEELTSSGYDTKEEKSEKLVKFGSTPESLCDEDDSNKIIEDYKKEIEDINRRREMELKMALTESSKAYDPKRYTTVEVTETYVEETYRIAAASCTSATEDTDTEVEKLHSGPVGGKKDVINEYYECINEIINQQGEKKSQQDTKEDTLRLNLNNESKPVPVDKNFQAIKPTPKLDKNKLDSSNNQIIKNYFKVKEQNFNDFKSVKSNQKNSNLLSKKNGKALDKPKSADTQKSILRNAKKNNSVPKFSAPLCRQESNISEFQMEKVVSWMSCNEDTFPKPYESDPDAGGMMLGPIEAKVRSTTPTDLNKTDDESNFHYDHGRRETAGSEQTNYDDESLASELPKQKSDFQVLKNEVEYRLSNILDSRDTPDSAVEYLPEEQDRDKVKDLLSYLDQVEMKCEKAFKSAVPSESDRSEMEFAAEPDYIETVPKMNDLLEIPVHQLARRVIKLSLRANELSNAMQLSKEHLSNVRTDKMKAVRAEKVAFQNKMKEQKKHYEDIIGRHQEFIDQLIKDKSGLCDKVTQLTRRIESQNQSWEHRLKTELEKAKDTALAAEKIRREKWVRENTKKIKELTVKGLELEINKMTATHQKEIAELKRQHKDEMMCAVSELKLQYEQKEADIRHNLQKERDALIEKERQALLERFDKQVSEERSIFEQQRHHLLNEFEIEKERNLKELKNRNQYFETQLHELKSDNAKNLEFARKEYVQMLKDRKNKHKEELAKLQNQLEADFAVWKKKHEETAKMAMEERENTVRQQLRVERDQQIDRIVAKVDAETQKYQKDFDAKMNRLKEKHQVEMREQEAAEALLKQKYQDSRAQLAESEATVQNMKSSMKQVELQLSHSKKLCEELLREKESMKSEARKEVQKDLANMQKDREREIERIYCRVQQAIDKKDATIGNLQKEISSLKERCLKQDAIIRQQRIDYCIK; from the exons ATTAACCTAGCAACGCGCGAAAGAACAACCCCAACCAATAGCTACCAACACTTGGCGGGAATCGGAACGTCACCGGTATCGACGGTCGGTGGTAGACCTGGTTCGGCATTCAACAGTAGTCGTCCCTTTCCGGCGCACATCAGGCGTCCTCTGTCAGCTGATAGCCAGATTCGAAGAAAGTCGTCATTTACAGGCGTTGGTAGCAATAGTTCAACTTCGGGCTATCTATCAAAGCGAAGCACTTCTTCGTCTAGCTTGCTGAAGTCGCTACTGGCGGAACCGATTTCGCGCTACTGGGGCTCGAAGACGTTGACAACGTCCGGGTGCTCCGGAAACGTGGTCGCCACACGGTCGACCAAGCACATGTCTAAGGTGAAGAGCAAGAAGAGAGGTACGGTCGGTAAGAAAAAGATAGTTGATTGTAGTTCTGAAGAAGAGACCAGCATGGACGAGGACACTCAGGAGTCAAACAACGAGGCTGAGTTGGAGAACATCTGGTCCAGGGATGGGATgaaaattcttcctgggatGGATAAGAAGCCTCCAATACCACGAGGAGTAATGAGAAAGGGACCCGTAATGAAGAAAATTGGGAATGCTCCGTTAAGTCAAACTAGCGAACAGAAGTTGGACAAGAAAGTGGATCTACCGGGCAGAGTGTCGTTCAGTTCAAACGATCCGTACGAGATAGACTACAGTGATTACGAAGATAATGAGTTTACATTGGCAAAGCAGGAAGCATTGAATGGGATGGGACAAAGAAGTTCAGGGTCTATTTATGATGAGCTGATATCTCCGTTACCGTTACCAGAACCACCATCAAAGTCAAAGTTTAATTTGGTGAAGTTTGAAGAAGAGTTGACAAGCTCGGGCTATGATACTAAAGAGGAAAAGTCTGAGAAGCTGGTGAAGTTTGGTTCAACGCCAGAGTCATTATGCGATGAAGATGATTCAAACAAGATCATAGAAGACTATAAGAAAGAGATCGAAGATATCAATAGGCGAAGGGAGATGGAGCTTAAGATGGCGTTAACAGAAAGCTCTAAAGCTTATGATCCTAAACGATACACAACTGTTGAGGTCACTGAAACGTATGTGGAAGAAACGTACAGGATAGCTGCAGCAAGTTGTACAAGCGCTACAGAAGATACCGATACCGAGGTTGAGAAGCTTCATAGTGGTCCTGTAGGCGGTAAGAAGGATGTTATAAACGAGTACTATGAATGCATCAATGAAATCATCAACCAGCAAGGTGAAAAAAAGTCTCAACAAGATACCAAGGAGGATACATTGCGACTTAACTTGAACAACGAATCGAAACCCGTTCCAGTGGATAAAAACTTTCAAGCTATTAAACCTACCCCAAAGCTGGACAAGAACAAACTAGACAGCAgcaataatcaaattatcaagaACTATTTCAAAGTGAAGGAGCAAAACTTCAACGATTTCAAATCGGTAAAATCAAATCAGAAGAATAGTAATTTACTTTCCAAAAAGAACGGAAAAGCACTTGATAAACCCAAATCCGCAGATACTCAGAAATCAATCCTAAGAAACGCTAAAAAGAACAACTCCGTACCGAAATTTTCAGCTCCCCTGTGCCGACAGGAAAGTAACATTTCGGAGTTTCAGATGGAGAAGGTTGTCAGTTGGATGTCATGCAACGAGGACACCTTCCCGAAACCCTACGAAAGCGATCCGGACGCCGGCGGAATGATGTTGGGACCGATCGAAGCCAAAGTACGGTCCACGACTCCGACTGACCTCAACAAGACTGACGATGAGTCCAACTTCCACTACGATCATGGACGCAGAGAAACGGCCGGCAGCGAGCAGACCAATTACGATGACGAGTCTCTGGCCAGTGAGTTACCTAAGCAGAAGTCTG ATTTCCAAGTACTGAAAAACGAGGTGGAATACAGACTGAGTAACATTCTGGATTCGCGAGACACGCCGGACAGCGCTGTCGAGTACCTGCCCGAAGAGCAGGACAGAGATAAAGTGAAGGACCTACTCTCCTATCTCGATCAGGTCGAGATGAAATGCGAGAAGGCCTTCAAGTCGGCCGTCCCGTCGGAATCGGACCGATCGGAGATGGAGTTTGCTGCCGAACCGGATTACATCGAAACCGTTCCAAA AATGAACGATCTACTGGAGATCCCTGTTCATCAACTAGCAAGGCGGGTCATCAAGCTTTCTCTTCGTGCCAACGAGCTAAGCAACGCGATGCAGCTATCGAAGGAACACCTCTCGAATGTACGCACAGATAAGATGAAGGCAGTTCGAGCGGAAAAGGTTGCCTTCCAGAACAAGATGAAAGAACAGAAGAAACACTACGAGGACATCATAGGGCGCCATCAGGAGTTTATCGATCAGCTGATCAAGGACAAGTCTGGCCTGTGCGACAAGGTGACGCAGCTCACCAGAAGAATCGAATCGCAAAACCAAAGCTGGGAGCACAGACTGAAGACTGAGTTGGAGAAAGCGAAAGATACTGCACTGGCGGCGGAGAAAATACGACGAGAGAAGTGGGTGAGGGAGAACACCAAGAAAATCAAAGAACTCACTGTGAAGGGACTTGAGCTGGAAATCAACAAAATGACCGCAACTCATCAGAAGGAAATTGCGGAACTGAAGCGACAGCACAAAGACGAAATGATGTGCGCCGTGTCGGAACTGAAGCTACAGTACGAGCAGAAAGAGGCGGACATCAGGCATAATCTTCAAAAGGAACGAGATGCGTTGATCGAGAAGGAACGACAGGCCTTGCTGGAAAGGTTCGACAAACAAGTCAGCGAAGAGCGCTCCATTTTCGAACAGCAGCGGCATCATTTGCTGAATGAGTTTGAAATCGAGAAAGAACGCAACCTCAAAGAACTGAAAAATCGAAATCAGTATTTTGAGACACAACTGCATGAGTTGAAGAGTGATAATGCTAAGAATTTGGAATTCGCTCGCAAAGAATACGTGCAGATGCTGAAGGATCGTAAGAATAAGCATAAG gAGGAATTAGCCAAATTACAGAATCAGTTGGAGGCCGATTTTGCCGTTTGGAAAAAGAAGCACGAGGAAACCGCCAAAATGGCAATGGAAGAGCGAGAGAACACTGTTCGGCAGCAGCTACGCGTTGAAAGAGATCAGCAAATCGATCGGATCGTGGCCAAGGTGGACGCCGAAACGCAGAAGTATCAGAAGGACTTCGATGCTAAGATGAA TCGCTTGAAGGAGAAGCATCAGGTGGAGATGCGTGAGCAGGAAGCTGCCGAAGCACTGCTAAAGCAAAAATACCAGGATTCTCGGGCTCAGCTGGCCGAGAGTGAGGCAACTGTGCAAAATATGAAATCTTCGATGAAGCAAGTAGAGTTACAGTTGAGCCACTCGAAGAAGCTGTGCGAGGAGTTGCTGCGCGAGAAGGAGAGCATGAAAAGTGAAGCTCGCAAAGAGGTCCAGAAGGATTTGGCCAACATGCAGAAGGACCGTGAGCGAGAGATCGAGCGGATATATTGCAG agTTCAACAAGCAATAGATAAAAAGGATGCCACCATCGGGAACTTACAAAAGGAAATTTCGTCTCTCAAAGAGAGATGTCTCAAACAAGATGCTATCATTCGACAGCAGCGTATAGATTATTGTATAAAGTAG